From one Candidatus Deferrimicrobiaceae bacterium genomic stretch:
- a CDS encoding prolipoprotein diacylglyceryl transferase family protein, which produces YTLLVLCPAFLVLDRKPRPTGFYPLAFLLLYMPVRFFLDFLRISDARYGGLTFGQYAAIAGFAVAGYVVLRRSVSRNP; this is translated from the coding sequence CTACACGCTATTGGTCCTGTGCCCCGCGTTTCTCGTTCTCGACCGGAAGCCCCGCCCGACGGGGTTCTATCCGCTTGCGTTCCTCCTCCTGTACATGCCGGTCCGCTTCTTCCTCGACTTCTTGAGGATCAGCGACGCGCGTTACGGCGGTCTGACGTTCGGGCAGTACGCGGCGATCGCCGGTTTCGCCGTGGCGGGGTACGTCGTCCTCCGCC